The genomic stretch CGAGCGCGACGAGCAGCACCGCGATGGCGACGACCGGCGTGCCGAGGATCTGGATGAGGCTCGTCGCGTAGTGCGCCCAGATGAAGAGCGGCAGACGATGCCAGGAAAGGCCGGGGGCGCGCATTTTGTGAATCGTCACAATAAAATTGAGGCCGGTGAGAATCGAGGAAAAACCAGTGATAAAAATGCCGACCGCAGCGAGAATGACGTTGGTGTTCGAATACGTGCTGCTGTAAGGCGTGTAGAAGGTCCAGCCGGTATCGACCCCGCCGAGCAACACCGCGGCAAACGTGAACAAACCGCCGATGATATAAATGTACCAACTCAGGAGGTTGATGCGTGGGAACGCCAAATCCTTGGCACCGATCATGAGCGGCACGAGGAAATTGCCGAGTATTGCGGGAATCGCCGGGATGAGAAAGAAGAACACCATCATGATGCCGTGCATCGTGAACATTTTGTTGTACGTCTCGGATTGCATCAAGTCCGCAGCGGGTGTCATTAACTCGAGACGCACAAACACGGCAAACAAACCGCCGATCAAAAAGAAAAACGTCACCGAGATCAAATAAAGAATCGCGATGCGCTTGTGATCGACGGTGAGCAGCCAGGATTTCGCGCTGAACCCGGCATTGAGATAATGCTTTTTAGGAATCTCTTCAGGGTCAGCAATTTGATGATCAAAAGGTTTGAAAACAGCAGTAGCCATTGTTCACTTTCTTTACTGAATTTCACCGTCCGGACGCTGGTTGCGGCCGGGCGGCAGGGTTATCTCTGCAACGATTTAATATAGGCGGTAAGCTGCAAAATTCCGGCTTCATTGATTTGCCCCTGAAACGTGGGCATGAGCGGTTGATAGCCGGCTGTGACTTTTGCGCCGGGATTGAGCAGCGATTCGCGCAGATAGCCTTCATCCGCGATCACGGTACGGCCGTCGGCAAGCTTGACTTCCGATCCAAACACGCCGACCAGCGAAGGTCCGCGCGCGCCGGCGACATTTGCGTGGCAGGTGCTGCAGCCGAGTTGATTGAATTTCTTTTCGCCGGCGGAGGCCAGCGTTTCACCGCTCTCGTTGCCGCTCAACCAGTTTTGGTAATCATTCGGCTCCATGACGACCACGGTGCCGATCATCTCGGAATGCTTCGTGCCGCAATATTCCGCGCAGAAGAGATGATATTCGCCGACTTTGGTGGCCTCGAACCAGAGATGTGTGTAACGGCCCGGCACCACGTCCTTCTTCACGCGAAACGCCGGAATGTAAAAACTGTGAATGACGTCCTCGGTGGTCATCGTTAACTTTACGGTTTGCCCGAGGGGAACGTGCAGGGTGTTGATCTCGCGCTGGCCGCTGGGATGCTGGATATGCCACATCCACTGCTTGCCGACGACATAGACTTCAATCGCATCTTTGGGCGGCGCGGAGTAGGCTTCGAAGTATAGACTCGCGCCCCACCAAAATGTGATCATCGCCAAAATAAACGGAATGATCGACCAGGCCAATTCGAGCTTGAGCAAGCCGGGAATCTGCTTGGGTGCATCTTCCTCCGACTTGCGGCGGTAGCGCACGGCAAAGAGATAAATTAAAAAAAAGATCAACAGTGTAAAAAAAGTCGTGAGGCCGATGAGAAAATAGTACAACAAATCGACCTCGCCGGCCAAACGCGAGGCTTGTTCAGGAAAAAATTGAAAGTCTTTGCCCATAATCTCAAAAAATAACTAGCGTGAAAAAGTTATATCTAGGCTCGTTCCATCAAATGAATAAGAATTTCATCTAAAGCTTGCCGCAAAAAACCATTTAATGAAAATGCCAAATTGAAAAACATTTTACCGGAACCGGTAACCGCGGTTTCTACGCTCTTGCACTCACAGCCATCTTGCGGTCTCGCCGAAGCATGACGATGACAAAAGCCACCAACACCAGCACCGTGGCAATGCCCGCCAGGCGCAACACATTCATGATCACCAGGCCATATTTGCCCGTTCTCGGATCATAGTGATAACAATACAACAGCAGTTGATCCACCGGCGAACCGATTTTGTTCTCGGAGGCTTCCACCAGGCTCAAGCGTAAATCGCGGCTGGGATAATCAACGCCGTAGAAATAACGCGCGAGCTTGCCTTGCGGCGTCAACACCATAATGCCGCCAGCATGGGCATATTCCTGGGTTACAGGATCAAATTGATAACGAAAACCCACCGCCTCAGCAAGCCGGGAAATGTTGACCGAATCGCCGGTGAGAAAATGCCAACCGCTGGCCGCACTGGCTCGATCGTAATCCTTGAGATAATTTTTCTTCTTTTCCGCCGCGAGCGCGGGTGTTTCACGATGATCGAAGCTCAAGCTGATGATGTCGAATTCCTCGCCGGCGCTGAACGACAAGGGTTTGAGATTTTTCGTCAATCCATTCAGCACCAGATTGCACAACATCGGGCAATTGTAATATACCAGCGCGAGAATCACGGGCTTCTCACCGAAGTATTGTTGCAACGGTACCGTGTTGCCGGCCTCGTCATAAAACTCCAAATCAAGCGGCGCTTGTTCACCCAATCTCTGATCAATACCGATCTTTTTGAGAATGTCGGGCTGGTTGGAGGCGTTAAGCCCCTGCGCGTGCAGGCTTGACAACAAAAGAAGCGAAGTTAGCAAGAGAAGGAGCGAAAAGTGAAAACGTGTTTTCATGGCCGCGTTCCTCCATTTTCCAGCTTTGCTGCAAGATTCTGATCGCGCACCGGCAAGCCGCGCTTGAGCAACAACGCCATGGCGCTGTCCACTGGAATGCGCGCAATGCCGGCTTCACGAACAACCCAGCCATAACCGTGCAACAGCGAGTCTTCTTTGAGATAATAGTTCTGTAAATCACGTTCGGGAGTGATTTGCAGGCGCGGCGCCGGCGGCATCTGCGATTGTGCGGCCAGGGCATGCGGAGGAATTTCAATGCGTTTTTGCCGGTTTTCGAGAAATTTGAGGGCACCAATCAGCAATACGATCGTTACTGCCATGATACCCAATAATCCCAGCCCGGAAAACAAAAGGGAACGAGCATCCGCGTCCGTGGTTTCGTGGCCGCGGTGATTGTTATCGTGTGTCTGCATAATCAATTCTTAAACAAAAAATTCTCTCATCATCATAATGCTTGCATCCAGCCGAAATCAGCCATTTTCCCGTTTGCTTCGGCTCAATGCTGATGCTCTTTGTGGCTAAAAGCAATTTCGAGGCGCGGGTCGTGCAACGGCAGCAACGCGCGATCTTTGAGTTGCCAGACGAAATAGGCCAGCCAAAGGCCGCCGATACCGGCCGGCGCAACAATATCCAACCAGTGAACCGTCAACCGTTCTGCGTGAAAGCTGGGCGCGATCAACCAGAACAAATCAATAAAACGCATGGCGATCATCCAGAGCGCGACCTTGCGCAGCACCTCCACGCGGCGTTTCGCTTTGCGGGACAATAAAAACACGAACTGCAAGGCGAAGTGAAAAAGCACAAGAGCGAGCGCAAGCCACTGCCAGCCGCCGTGCATCCGGTGCAGGTACCACGGAATTTCTTCCGGCAGATTTCCTGACCAGATAATCAGAAACTGGGAAAACGACACGTAGGCCCAGAGCAACACGAACGCAAACATCAAATTGCCAAGATCGTGAAAGTGCTTCGCCTCCATCACCTCGGACAACGGTTTATGCTGGGCCAGCAGGACCGCTGCGACGATAACAAACGCGAGCGTGAGCAGGCCATTTCCCACGACGAAAAGCACGCCGTAGATCGTCGAGAACCAATGCGGATCGAGCGACATCACCCAATCAACCGAGGCAAAGGTGAGCGTCAACACATAGATCACCAACGCCGGCCCGCTGAGATGGCGCAGCTTCGTGCTGAGCGCGGCGTCGCCGTTTTCATCCTGGCGCTTGGACCAGCGATTCAGCCAAAAGATGAATATGCCCCAAATGGCGAAATAAACCGCCGTTCGAATCGCAAAAAAAGAGATATTCAAATATGGAACCTTGTGCTGCAAAAGCTTGTCTTGCGCCATGACTTCCGGTTGCGCCCAGATATACAGT from Cytophagia bacterium CHB2 encodes the following:
- a CDS encoding cytochrome c oxidase subunit I, with protein sequence MATAVFKPFDHQIADPEEIPKKHYLNAGFSAKSWLLTVDHKRIAILYLISVTFFFLIGGLFAVFVRLELMTPAADLMQSETYNKMFTMHGIMMVFFFLIPAIPAILGNFLVPLMIGAKDLAFPRINLLSWYIYIIGGLFTFAAVLLGGVDTGWTFYTPYSSTYSNTNVILAAVGIFITGFSSILTGLNFIVTIHKMRAPGLSWHRLPLFIWAHYATSLIQILGTPVVAIAVLLVAL
- the coxB gene encoding cytochrome c oxidase subunit II produces the protein MGKDFQFFPEQASRLAGEVDLLYYFLIGLTTFFTLLIFFLIYLFAVRYRRKSEEDAPKQIPGLLKLELAWSIIPFILAMITFWWGASLYFEAYSAPPKDAIEVYVVGKQWMWHIQHPSGQREINTLHVPLGQTVKLTMTTEDVIHSFYIPAFRVKKDVVPGRYTHLWFEATKVGEYHLFCAEYCGTKHSEMIGTVVVMEPNDYQNWLSGNESGETLASAGEKKFNQLGCSTCHANVAGARGPSLVGVFGSEVKLADGRTVIADEGYLRESLLNPGAKVTAGYQPLMPTFQGQINEAGILQLTAYIKSLQR
- a CDS encoding SCO family protein; translation: MKTRFHFSLLLLLTSLLLLSSLHAQGLNASNQPDILKKIGIDQRLGEQAPLDLEFYDEAGNTVPLQQYFGEKPVILALVYYNCPMLCNLVLNGLTKNLKPLSFSAGEEFDIISLSFDHRETPALAAEKKKNYLKDYDRASAASGWHFLTGDSVNISRLAEAVGFRYQFDPVTQEYAHAGGIMVLTPQGKLARYFYGVDYPSRDLRLSLVEASENKIGSPVDQLLLYCYHYDPRTGKYGLVIMNVLRLAGIATVLVLVAFVIVMLRRDRKMAVSARA